A window from Pongo abelii isolate AG06213 chromosome 6, NHGRI_mPonAbe1-v2.0_pri, whole genome shotgun sequence encodes these proteins:
- the LOC100443026 gene encoding serine protease 1 isoform X1, producing MHMRETNVFTLKKGRSAPLVFHPPDTLIAAPFDDDDKIVGGYTCQKNSLPYQVSLNSGYHFCGGSLINEQWVVSAAHCYKSRIQVRLGEHNIEVLEGNEQFINAAKIIRHPQYDRKTVNNDIMLIKLSTPAVINARVSTISLPTAPPAAGTECLISGWGNTASSGADYPDELQCLDAPVLSQAECEASYPGKITSNMFCVGFLEGGKDSCQGDSGGPVVCNGQLQGVVSWGYGCAQKNRPGVYTKVYNYVDWIKDTIAANS from the exons ATGCATATGAGAGAGACAAACGTCTTCACATTGAAGAAGGGGAGGAGTGCACCATTGGTTTTCCATCCTCCAGATACACTGA TTGCTGCCCCCTTTGACGATGATGACAAGATCGTTGGGGGCTACACCTGTCAGAAGAATTCTCTCCCCTACCAGGTGTCCCTGAATTCTGGGTACCACTTCTGCGGTGGCTCCCTCATCAATGAACAGTGGGTGGTGTCAGCAGCTCACTGCTACAAGTC CCGCATCCAGGTGAGACTGGGAGAGCACAACATTGAAGTCCTGGAGGGGAATGAGCAGTTCATCAATGCGGCCAAGATCATCCGCCACCCCCAATATGACAGGAAGACTGTGAACAATGACATCATGCTGATCAAGCTCTCCACACCTGCCGTCATCAATGCCCGTGTGTCCACCATCTCTCTGCCGACCGCCCCTCCAGCTGCTGGCACCGAGTGCCTCATCTCCGGCTGGGGCAACACTGCGAGCTCTGGTG CCGACTACCCAGACGAGCTGCAGTGCCTGGATGCTCCTGTGCTGAGCCAGGCTGAGTGTGAAGCCTCCTACCCTGGAAAGATTACCAGCAACATGTTCTGCGTGGGCTTCCTCGAGGGAGGCAAGGATTCCTGCCAG GGTGACTCTGGTGGTCCGGTGGTCTGCAACGGGCAACTCCAAGGAGTTGTCTCATGGGGCTATGGCTGTGCCCAGAAGAACAGGCCTGGAGTCTACACCAAAGTCTACAACTATGTGGACTGGATTAAGGACACCATCGCTGCCAACAGCTAA
- the LOC100443026 gene encoding serine protease 1 isoform X2 produces the protein MNPLLILAFVGAAVAAPFDDDDKIVGGYTCQKNSLPYQVSLNSGYHFCGGSLINEQWVVSAAHCYKSAINSKFSGSGCEYHRIQVRLGEHNIEVLEGNEQFINAAKIIRHPQYDRKTVNNDIMLIKLSTPAVINARVSTISLPTAPPAAGTECLISGWGNTASSGADYPDELQCLDAPVLSQAECEASYPGKITSNMFCVGFLEGGKDSCQGDSGGPVVCNGQLQGVVSWGYGCAQKNRPGVYTKVYNYVDWIKDTIAANS, from the exons ATGAATCCACTCCTGATCCTTGCCTTTGTTGGAGCTGCTG TTGCTGCCCCCTTTGACGATGATGACAAGATCGTTGGGGGCTACACCTGTCAGAAGAATTCTCTCCCCTACCAGGTGTCCCTGAATTCTGGGTACCACTTCTGCGGTGGCTCCCTCATCAATGAACAGTGGGTGGTGTCAGCAGCTCACTGCTACAAGTC GGCAATTAACTCAAAATTTTCAGGAAGTGGGTGTGAATATCA CCGCATCCAGGTGAGACTGGGAGAGCACAACATTGAAGTCCTGGAGGGGAATGAGCAGTTCATCAATGCGGCCAAGATCATCCGCCACCCCCAATATGACAGGAAGACTGTGAACAATGACATCATGCTGATCAAGCTCTCCACACCTGCCGTCATCAATGCCCGTGTGTCCACCATCTCTCTGCCGACCGCCCCTCCAGCTGCTGGCACCGAGTGCCTCATCTCCGGCTGGGGCAACACTGCGAGCTCTGGTG CCGACTACCCAGACGAGCTGCAGTGCCTGGATGCTCCTGTGCTGAGCCAGGCTGAGTGTGAAGCCTCCTACCCTGGAAAGATTACCAGCAACATGTTCTGCGTGGGCTTCCTCGAGGGAGGCAAGGATTCCTGCCAG GGTGACTCTGGTGGTCCGGTGGTCTGCAACGGGCAACTCCAAGGAGTTGTCTCATGGGGCTATGGCTGTGCCCAGAAGAACAGGCCTGGAGTCTACACCAAAGTCTACAACTATGTGGACTGGATTAAGGACACCATCGCTGCCAACAGCTAA
- the LOC100443026 gene encoding serine protease 1 isoform X4, which translates to MNPLLILAFVGAAVAAPFDDDDKIVGGYTCQKNSLPYQVSLNSGYHFCGGSLINEQWVVSAAHCYKSGRIQVRLGEHNIEVLEGNEQFINAAKIIRHPQYDRKTVNNDIMLIKLSTPAVINARVSTISLPTAPPAAGTECLISGWGNTASSGADYPDELQCLDAPVLSQAECEASYPGKITSNMFCVGFLEGGKDSCQGDSGGPVVCNGQLQGVVSWGYGCAQKNRPGVYTKVYNYVDWIKDTIAANS; encoded by the exons ATGAATCCACTCCTGATCCTTGCCTTTGTTGGAGCTGCTG TTGCTGCCCCCTTTGACGATGATGACAAGATCGTTGGGGGCTACACCTGTCAGAAGAATTCTCTCCCCTACCAGGTGTCCCTGAATTCTGGGTACCACTTCTGCGGTGGCTCCCTCATCAATGAACAGTGGGTGGTGTCAGCAGCTCACTGCTACAAGTC TGG CCGCATCCAGGTGAGACTGGGAGAGCACAACATTGAAGTCCTGGAGGGGAATGAGCAGTTCATCAATGCGGCCAAGATCATCCGCCACCCCCAATATGACAGGAAGACTGTGAACAATGACATCATGCTGATCAAGCTCTCCACACCTGCCGTCATCAATGCCCGTGTGTCCACCATCTCTCTGCCGACCGCCCCTCCAGCTGCTGGCACCGAGTGCCTCATCTCCGGCTGGGGCAACACTGCGAGCTCTGGTG CCGACTACCCAGACGAGCTGCAGTGCCTGGATGCTCCTGTGCTGAGCCAGGCTGAGTGTGAAGCCTCCTACCCTGGAAAGATTACCAGCAACATGTTCTGCGTGGGCTTCCTCGAGGGAGGCAAGGATTCCTGCCAG GGTGACTCTGGTGGTCCGGTGGTCTGCAACGGGCAACTCCAAGGAGTTGTCTCATGGGGCTATGGCTGTGCCCAGAAGAACAGGCCTGGAGTCTACACCAAAGTCTACAACTATGTGGACTGGATTAAGGACACCATCGCTGCCAACAGCTAA
- the LOC100443026 gene encoding serine protease 1 isoform X3, producing the protein MNPLLILAFVGAAVAAPFDDDDKIVGGYTCQKNSLPYQVSLNSGYHFCGGSLINEQWVVSAAHCYKSRIQVRLGEHNIEVLEGNEQFINAAKIIRHPQYDRKTVNNDIMLIKLSTPAVINARVSTISLPTAPPAAGTECLISGWGNTASSGADYPDELQCLDAPVLSQAECEASYPGKITSNMFCVGFLEGGKDSCQGDSGGPVVCNGQLQGVVSWGYGCAQKNRPGVYTKVYNYVDWIKDTIAANS; encoded by the exons ATGAATCCACTCCTGATCCTTGCCTTTGTTGGAGCTGCTG TTGCTGCCCCCTTTGACGATGATGACAAGATCGTTGGGGGCTACACCTGTCAGAAGAATTCTCTCCCCTACCAGGTGTCCCTGAATTCTGGGTACCACTTCTGCGGTGGCTCCCTCATCAATGAACAGTGGGTGGTGTCAGCAGCTCACTGCTACAAGTC CCGCATCCAGGTGAGACTGGGAGAGCACAACATTGAAGTCCTGGAGGGGAATGAGCAGTTCATCAATGCGGCCAAGATCATCCGCCACCCCCAATATGACAGGAAGACTGTGAACAATGACATCATGCTGATCAAGCTCTCCACACCTGCCGTCATCAATGCCCGTGTGTCCACCATCTCTCTGCCGACCGCCCCTCCAGCTGCTGGCACCGAGTGCCTCATCTCCGGCTGGGGCAACACTGCGAGCTCTGGTG CCGACTACCCAGACGAGCTGCAGTGCCTGGATGCTCCTGTGCTGAGCCAGGCTGAGTGTGAAGCCTCCTACCCTGGAAAGATTACCAGCAACATGTTCTGCGTGGGCTTCCTCGAGGGAGGCAAGGATTCCTGCCAG GGTGACTCTGGTGGTCCGGTGGTCTGCAACGGGCAACTCCAAGGAGTTGTCTCATGGGGCTATGGCTGTGCCCAGAAGAACAGGCCTGGAGTCTACACCAAAGTCTACAACTATGTGGACTGGATTAAGGACACCATCGCTGCCAACAGCTAA
- the LOC100444247 gene encoding serine protease 1, producing the protein MHMRETNVFTLKKGRSAPLVFHPPDALIAAPFDDDDKIVGGYTCRKNSLPYQVSLNSGYHFCGGSLINEQWVVSAGHCYKSRIQVRLGEHNIEVLEGNEQFINAAKIIRHPQYDKKTLNNDIMLIKLSSRAVINARVSTISLPTAPPATGTKCLISGWGNTASSGADYPDELQCLDAPVLSQAKCEASYPGEITSNMFCVGFLEGGKDSCQGDSGGPVVCNGQLQGVVSWGDGCAQKNKPGVYTKVYNYVNWIKNTIAANS; encoded by the exons ATGCATATGAGAGAGACAAACGTCTTCACATTGAAGAAGGGGAGGAGTGCACCATTGGTTTTCCATCCTCCAGATGCACTGA TTGCTGCCCcctttgatgatgatgacaagATCGTTGGGGGCTACACCTGTAGGAAGAATTCTCTCCCCTACCAGGTGTCCCTGAATTCTGGGTACCACTTCTGCGGTGGTTCCCTCATCAACGAACAGTGGGTGGTGTCAGCAGGTCACTGCTACAAGTC CCGCATCCAGGTGAGACTGGGAGAGCACAACATTGAAGTCCTGGAGGGGAATGAGCAGTTCATCAATGCGGCCAAGATCATCCGCCATCCCCAATATGACAAGAAGACTCTGAACAATGACATCATGTTAATCAAGCTCTCCTCACGTGCAGTCATCAACGCCCGCGTGTCCACCATCTCTCTGCCCACCGCCCCTCCAGCCACTGGCACAAAGTGCCTCATCTCTGGCTGGGGCAACACTGCAAGCTCTGGTG CCGACTACCCAGATGAGCTACAATGCCTGGATGCTCCTGTGCTGAGCCAGGCTAAGTGTGAAGCCTCCTACCCTGGAGAGATTACCAGCAACATGTTCTGTGTGGGCTTCCTCGAGGGAGGCAAGGATTCCTGCCAG GGTGACTCTGGTGGCCCTGTGGTCTGCAATGGACAGCTTCAAGGAGTTGTCTCCTGGGGCGATGGCTGTGCCCAGAAGAACAAGCCTGGAGTCTACACCAAGGTCTACAACTATGTGAACTGGATTAAGAACACCATAGCTGCCAACAGCTAA
- the LOC112134307 gene encoding trypsin-2-like isoform X1: protein MHMRETNIFTLKKGRSAPLVFHPPDALIAAPFDDDDNVVRRYTCEENSVPYQVSLNSGYHFCGGSLLSEQWVVSAGHCYKSHIQVRLGEHNIEVLEGNEQFINAAKIIHHPIYNSWTLDNDILMIKLSMPAVINAHVSTISLPTAPLAAGTECLISGWGNTLSSGANYPDELQCLDTCVLTQADCEASYPGEITNTMFCVGFLEGGKDSCRVDSGSPVVCNGELQGVVSWGYCCALKNRPGVYAKVYNYMNWIKDTIAANS from the exons ATGCACATGAGAGagacaaatatcttcacattgaaGAAGGGGAGGAGTGCGCCATTGGTTTTCCATCCTCCAGATGCACTGA TTGCTGCCCCCTTTGACGATGATGACAACGTCGTTCGGCGGTACACCTGTGAGGAGAATTCTGTCCCCTATCAGGTGTCTTTGAATTCTGGGTACCACTTCTGCGGTGGTTCCCTCCTCAGCGAACAGTGGGTGGTGTCAGCAGGTCACTGCTACAAGTC CCACATCCAGGTGAGACTGGGAGAGCACAACATCGAAGTCCTGGAGGGGAATGAGCAGTTCATCAATGCAGCCAAGATCATCCACCACCCCATATACAACAGCTGGACTCTGGACAATGACATCTTGATGATCAAGCTCTCCATGCCTGCTGTCATCAATGCCCACGTGTCCACCATCTCTCTACCCACTGCACCTCTGGCTGCTGGCACTGAGTGCCTCATCTCTGGCTGGGGCAACACTCTCAGCTCTGGTG CCAACTACCCAGATGAGCTGCAGTGCCTGGACACTTGTGTGCTGACCCAGGCTGATTGTGAAGCCTCCTACCCTGGAGAGATTACAAACACCATGTTCTGTGTGGGTTTCCTTGAGGGAGGCAAGGATTCCTGCCGG GTTGACTCTGGTAGCCCTGTGGTCTGCAACGGAGAGCTCCAAGGAGTTGTCTCCTGGGGCTATTGCTGTGCCCTGAAGAACAGGCCTGGAGTCTACGCCAAGGTCTACAACTATATGAACTGGATTAAGGACACCATAGCTGCCAATAGCTAA
- the LOC112134307 gene encoding trypsin-2-like isoform X2 encodes MNPLLILVFVGAAVAAPFDDDDNVVRRYTCEENSVPYQVSLNSGYHFCGGSLLSEQWVVSAGHCYKSHIQVRLGEHNIEVLEGNEQFINAAKIIHHPIYNSWTLDNDILMIKLSMPAVINAHVSTISLPTAPLAAGTECLISGWGNTLSSGANYPDELQCLDTCVLTQADCEASYPGEITNTMFCVGFLEGGKDSCRVDSGSPVVCNGELQGVVSWGYCCALKNRPGVYAKVYNYMNWIKDTIAANS; translated from the exons ATGAATCCACTCCTGATCCTTGTCTTTGTGGGAGCTGCTG TTGCTGCCCCCTTTGACGATGATGACAACGTCGTTCGGCGGTACACCTGTGAGGAGAATTCTGTCCCCTATCAGGTGTCTTTGAATTCTGGGTACCACTTCTGCGGTGGTTCCCTCCTCAGCGAACAGTGGGTGGTGTCAGCAGGTCACTGCTACAAGTC CCACATCCAGGTGAGACTGGGAGAGCACAACATCGAAGTCCTGGAGGGGAATGAGCAGTTCATCAATGCAGCCAAGATCATCCACCACCCCATATACAACAGCTGGACTCTGGACAATGACATCTTGATGATCAAGCTCTCCATGCCTGCTGTCATCAATGCCCACGTGTCCACCATCTCTCTACCCACTGCACCTCTGGCTGCTGGCACTGAGTGCCTCATCTCTGGCTGGGGCAACACTCTCAGCTCTGGTG CCAACTACCCAGATGAGCTGCAGTGCCTGGACACTTGTGTGCTGACCCAGGCTGATTGTGAAGCCTCCTACCCTGGAGAGATTACAAACACCATGTTCTGTGTGGGTTTCCTTGAGGGAGGCAAGGATTCCTGCCGG GTTGACTCTGGTAGCCCTGTGGTCTGCAACGGAGAGCTCCAAGGAGTTGTCTCCTGGGGCTATTGCTGTGCCCTGAAGAACAGGCCTGGAGTCTACGCCAAGGTCTACAACTATATGAACTGGATTAAGGACACCATAGCTGCCAATAGCTAA
- the LOC100452346 gene encoding putative trypsin-6 isoform X1, producing the protein MHMRETNVFTLKKGRSVPLVFHPPDALTAAPFDDDDKIVGGYTCEENSVPYQVSLNSGSHFCGGSLISEQWVVSAGHCYKPHIQVRLGEHNIEVLEGNEQFINAAKIIRHPKYNRKTLNNDIMLIKLSTPAVINARVSTISLPTAPPAAGTQCLISGWGNTVSSGADYPDELQCLDAPVLTQAKCKASYPLKITSNMFCVGFLEGGKDSCQGDSGGPVVCNGQLQGVVSWGYGCAQKRRPGVYTNVYNYVDWIKDTIAANS; encoded by the exons ATGCACATGAGAGAGACAAATGTCTTCACATTGAAGAAGGGGAGGAGTGTGCCATTGGTTTTCCATCCTCCAGATGCACTGA CTGCTGCCCcctttgatgatgatgacaagATCGTTGGGGGCTACACCTGTGAGGAGAATTCTGTCCCCTACCAGGTGTCCCTGAATTCTGGCTCCCACTTCTGCGGTGGGTCCCTCATCAGCGAACAGTGGGTGGTGTCAGCAGGTCACTGCTACAAGCC CCACATCCAGGTGAGACTGGGAGAGCACAACATTGAAGTCCTGGAGGGGAATGAGCAGTTCATCAATGCAGCCAAGATCATCCGCCACCCCAAATACAACAGGAAGACTCTGAACAATGACATCATGCTGATCAAGCTCTCCACGCCTGCCGTCATCAATGCCCGTGTGTCCACCATCTCTCTACCGACCGCCCCTCCAGCTGCCGGTACCCAGTGCCTTATCTCCGGCTGGGGCAACACTGTGAGCTCTGGGG CCGACTACCCAGACGAGCTGCAGTGCCTGGACGCTCCTGTGCTGACCCAGGCTAAATGTAAAGCCTCCTACCCTTTAAAGATTACCAGCAACATGTTCTGTGTGGGCTTCCTTGAGGGAGGCAAGGATTCCTGCCAG GGTGACTCTGGTGGCCCTGTGGTCTGCAACGGACAGCTTCAAGGAGTTGTCTCCTGGGGCTATGGCTGTGCCCAGAAGAGAAGGCCTGGAGTCTACACCAACGTCTACAACTATGTGGACTGGATTAAAGACACCATAGCTGCCAACAGCTAA
- the LOC100452346 gene encoding putative trypsin-6 isoform X3, translated as MNPLLILAFVGATAAAPFDDDDKIVGGYTCEENSVPYQVSLNSGSHFCGGSLISEQWVVSAGHCYKPHIQVRLGEHNIEVLEGNEQFINAAKIIRHPKYNRKTLNNDIMLIKLSTPAVINARVSTISLPTAPPAAGTQCLISGWGNTVSSGADYPDELQCLDAPVLTQAKCKASYPLKITSNMFCVGFLEGGKDSCQGDSGGPVVCNGQLQGVVSWGYGCAQKRRPGVYTNVYNYVDWIKDTIAANS; from the exons ATGAATCCACTCCTGATCCTTGCCTTTGTGGGAGCTACTG CTGCTGCCCcctttgatgatgatgacaagATCGTTGGGGGCTACACCTGTGAGGAGAATTCTGTCCCCTACCAGGTGTCCCTGAATTCTGGCTCCCACTTCTGCGGTGGGTCCCTCATCAGCGAACAGTGGGTGGTGTCAGCAGGTCACTGCTACAAGCC CCACATCCAGGTGAGACTGGGAGAGCACAACATTGAAGTCCTGGAGGGGAATGAGCAGTTCATCAATGCAGCCAAGATCATCCGCCACCCCAAATACAACAGGAAGACTCTGAACAATGACATCATGCTGATCAAGCTCTCCACGCCTGCCGTCATCAATGCCCGTGTGTCCACCATCTCTCTACCGACCGCCCCTCCAGCTGCCGGTACCCAGTGCCTTATCTCCGGCTGGGGCAACACTGTGAGCTCTGGGG CCGACTACCCAGACGAGCTGCAGTGCCTGGACGCTCCTGTGCTGACCCAGGCTAAATGTAAAGCCTCCTACCCTTTAAAGATTACCAGCAACATGTTCTGTGTGGGCTTCCTTGAGGGAGGCAAGGATTCCTGCCAG GGTGACTCTGGTGGCCCTGTGGTCTGCAACGGACAGCTTCAAGGAGTTGTCTCCTGGGGCTATGGCTGTGCCCAGAAGAGAAGGCCTGGAGTCTACACCAACGTCTACAACTATGTGGACTGGATTAAAGACACCATAGCTGCCAACAGCTAA
- the LOC100452346 gene encoding putative trypsin-6 isoform X2 yields MNPLLILAFVGATAAAPFDDDDKIVGGYTCEENSVPYQVSLNSGSHFCGGSLISEQWVVSAGHCYKPAINSKFSGRGCEYHHIQVRLGEHNIEVLEGNEQFINAAKIIRHPKYNRKTLNNDIMLIKLSTPAVINARVSTISLPTAPPAAGTQCLISGWGNTVSSGADYPDELQCLDAPVLTQAKCKASYPLKITSNMFCVGFLEGGKDSCQGDSGGPVVCNGQLQGVVSWGYGCAQKRRPGVYTNVYNYVDWIKDTIAANS; encoded by the exons ATGAATCCACTCCTGATCCTTGCCTTTGTGGGAGCTACTG CTGCTGCCCcctttgatgatgatgacaagATCGTTGGGGGCTACACCTGTGAGGAGAATTCTGTCCCCTACCAGGTGTCCCTGAATTCTGGCTCCCACTTCTGCGGTGGGTCCCTCATCAGCGAACAGTGGGTGGTGTCAGCAGGTCACTGCTACAAGCC GGCAATTAACTCAAAATTTTCAGGAAGAGGGTGTGAATATCA CCACATCCAGGTGAGACTGGGAGAGCACAACATTGAAGTCCTGGAGGGGAATGAGCAGTTCATCAATGCAGCCAAGATCATCCGCCACCCCAAATACAACAGGAAGACTCTGAACAATGACATCATGCTGATCAAGCTCTCCACGCCTGCCGTCATCAATGCCCGTGTGTCCACCATCTCTCTACCGACCGCCCCTCCAGCTGCCGGTACCCAGTGCCTTATCTCCGGCTGGGGCAACACTGTGAGCTCTGGGG CCGACTACCCAGACGAGCTGCAGTGCCTGGACGCTCCTGTGCTGACCCAGGCTAAATGTAAAGCCTCCTACCCTTTAAAGATTACCAGCAACATGTTCTGTGTGGGCTTCCTTGAGGGAGGCAAGGATTCCTGCCAG GGTGACTCTGGTGGCCCTGTGGTCTGCAACGGACAGCTTCAAGGAGTTGTCTCCTGGGGCTATGGCTGTGCCCAGAAGAGAAGGCCTGGAGTCTACACCAACGTCTACAACTATGTGGACTGGATTAAAGACACCATAGCTGCCAACAGCTAA
- the LOC100452346 gene encoding putative trypsin-6 isoform X4: protein MNPLLILAFVGATAAAPFDDDDKIVGGYTCEENSVPYQVSLNSGSHFCGGSLISEQWVVSAGHCYKPGHIQVRLGEHNIEVLEGNEQFINAAKIIRHPKYNRKTLNNDIMLIKLSTPAVINARVSTISLPTAPPAAGTQCLISGWGNTVSSGADYPDELQCLDAPVLTQAKCKASYPLKITSNMFCVGFLEGGKDSCQGDSGGPVVCNGQLQGVVSWGYGCAQKRRPGVYTNVYNYVDWIKDTIAANS, encoded by the exons ATGAATCCACTCCTGATCCTTGCCTTTGTGGGAGCTACTG CTGCTGCCCcctttgatgatgatgacaagATCGTTGGGGGCTACACCTGTGAGGAGAATTCTGTCCCCTACCAGGTGTCCCTGAATTCTGGCTCCCACTTCTGCGGTGGGTCCCTCATCAGCGAACAGTGGGTGGTGTCAGCAGGTCACTGCTACAAGCC AGG CCACATCCAGGTGAGACTGGGAGAGCACAACATTGAAGTCCTGGAGGGGAATGAGCAGTTCATCAATGCAGCCAAGATCATCCGCCACCCCAAATACAACAGGAAGACTCTGAACAATGACATCATGCTGATCAAGCTCTCCACGCCTGCCGTCATCAATGCCCGTGTGTCCACCATCTCTCTACCGACCGCCCCTCCAGCTGCCGGTACCCAGTGCCTTATCTCCGGCTGGGGCAACACTGTGAGCTCTGGGG CCGACTACCCAGACGAGCTGCAGTGCCTGGACGCTCCTGTGCTGACCCAGGCTAAATGTAAAGCCTCCTACCCTTTAAAGATTACCAGCAACATGTTCTGTGTGGGCTTCCTTGAGGGAGGCAAGGATTCCTGCCAG GGTGACTCTGGTGGCCCTGTGGTCTGCAACGGACAGCTTCAAGGAGTTGTCTCCTGGGGCTATGGCTGTGCCCAGAAGAGAAGGCCTGGAGTCTACACCAACGTCTACAACTATGTGGACTGGATTAAAGACACCATAGCTGCCAACAGCTAA